A region from the Biomphalaria glabrata chromosome 14, xgBioGlab47.1, whole genome shotgun sequence genome encodes:
- the LOC106077874 gene encoding uncharacterized protein LOC106077874 isoform X2, translating into MSDMVRTQDHQVTLGSAAILLVCGDIDQSDGEDSSANVLMTNNLGETKDVKMCLKVINSSLFLTLITLYHLFSVTLSIELTLVYELDHNLTDAYSGKWQTNTRIEASCNPKDGCKKYDNSNTNLNFRMNETTYVVEFTKLSDAITGNYSMNPDAMSRPIRMINYEIIVTAIGEDKQNLSVNCSFAGYYQHSSCFLTKKEDTRGSSIKFTYEIFIKRFKINHSSVEEYKNNAWSCQVSMIVSDTTESMHASVRDERDTSVTCSSEAKYIKGDKRGTSADVTSPLLCNRPADFEAQHQNLDLSSSKGIGIVILIIAAILIITIPASISSQMKS; encoded by the exons ATGTCGGATATGGttcgaactcaggaccatcAGGTGACACTCGGAAGCGCCGCCATCCTGCTGGTTTGTGGAGACATCGATCAAAGTGATGGTGAAGACAG TTCGGCTAACGTTTTGATGACAAATAACTTGGGAGAAACAAAAGATGTCAAGATGTGCCTTAAAGTTATTAACTCTTCATTGTTTTTGACGTTGATCACCCTTT ATCATTTGTTTAGTGTGACACTTAGTATTGAGCTTACTTTAGTCTATGAGCTGGACCACAACTTAACTGACGCATACAGTGGAAAATGGCAAACCAACACCCGCATCGAAGCGTCATGCAATCCTAAAGACGGTTGCAAAAAATATGATAATTCGAATACCAATTTAAATTTTCGTATGAACGAAACAACATATGTAGTGGAATTCACAAAGCTATCCGATGCTATAACTGGAAATTACAGCATGAATCCTGACGCCATGTCACGACCCATAAGAATGATAAACTATGAAATAATTGTCACTG CTATTGGAGAAGACAAACAAAATCTTTCTGTCAACTGCAGCTTCGCTGGTTATTATCAGCATTCATCGTGTTTCTTAACAAAGAAA gaggaCACCAGAGGCTCATCGATAAAGTTTACTTATGAAATCTTCATTAAGCGTTTCAAAATAAATCACAGTTCTGTAGAAGAATATAAGA ATAATGCATGGTCGTGCCAGGTAAGCATGATTGTTAGCGACACTACAGAAAGTATGCATGCTTCCGTACGAGACGAACGTGACACATCTGTGACCTGTTCATCAGAAGCAAAATATATTAAAGGAGACAAAAGAGGAACGTCTGCAGATGTTACTTCACCATTACTGTGTAACCGTCCAGCGGACTTTGAAGCGCAACATCAAA ATTTGGATCTGTCATCTTCTAAAGGCATTGGAATAGTAATATTGATTATAGCTGCAATATTAATTATTACGATACCAGCCTCAATAT CTAGCCAAATGAAATCGTGA
- the LOC106077874 gene encoding uncharacterized protein LOC106077874 isoform X3 translates to MTNNLGETKDVKMCLKVINSSLFLTLITLYHLFSVTLSIELTLVYELDHNLTDAYSGKWQTNTRIEASCNPKDGCKKYDNSNTNLNFRMNETTYVVEFTKLSDAITGNYSMNPDAMSRPIRMINYEIIVTAIGEDKQNLSVNCSFAGYYQHSSCFLTKKEDTRGSSIKFTYEIFIKRFKINHSSVEEYKNNAWSCQVSMIVSDTTESMHASVRDERDTSVTCSSEAKYIKGDKRGTSADVTSPLLCNRPADFEAQHQNLDLSSSKGIGIVILIIAAILIITIPASIFIDRKYIRNCKKQKVQEDEKVDEEIPLDTSFNKNVINGT, encoded by the exons ATGACAAATAACTTGGGAGAAACAAAAGATGTCAAGATGTGCCTTAAAGTTATTAACTCTTCATTGTTTTTGACGTTGATCACCCTTT ATCATTTGTTTAGTGTGACACTTAGTATTGAGCTTACTTTAGTCTATGAGCTGGACCACAACTTAACTGACGCATACAGTGGAAAATGGCAAACCAACACCCGCATCGAAGCGTCATGCAATCCTAAAGACGGTTGCAAAAAATATGATAATTCGAATACCAATTTAAATTTTCGTATGAACGAAACAACATATGTAGTGGAATTCACAAAGCTATCCGATGCTATAACTGGAAATTACAGCATGAATCCTGACGCCATGTCACGACCCATAAGAATGATAAACTATGAAATAATTGTCACTG CTATTGGAGAAGACAAACAAAATCTTTCTGTCAACTGCAGCTTCGCTGGTTATTATCAGCATTCATCGTGTTTCTTAACAAAGAAA gaggaCACCAGAGGCTCATCGATAAAGTTTACTTATGAAATCTTCATTAAGCGTTTCAAAATAAATCACAGTTCTGTAGAAGAATATAAGA ATAATGCATGGTCGTGCCAGGTAAGCATGATTGTTAGCGACACTACAGAAAGTATGCATGCTTCCGTACGAGACGAACGTGACACATCTGTGACCTGTTCATCAGAAGCAAAATATATTAAAGGAGACAAAAGAGGAACGTCTGCAGATGTTACTTCACCATTACTGTGTAACCGTCCAGCGGACTTTGAAGCGCAACATCAAA ATTTGGATCTGTCATCTTCTAAAGGCATTGGAATAGTAATATTGATTATAGCTGCAATATTAATTATTACGATACCAGCCTCAATAT tCATAGACCGAAAATATATCAGAAATTGC aaaaaacaaaaagtccaGGAAGATGAGAAGGTTGATGAAGAAATACCACTTGACACcagttttaataaaaatgtcatAAATGGTACATAA
- the LOC106077874 gene encoding uncharacterized protein LOC106077874 isoform X1 — protein MSDMVRTQDHQVTLGSAAILLVCGDIDQSDGEDSSANVLMTNNLGETKDVKMCLKVINSSLFLTLITLYHLFSVTLSIELTLVYELDHNLTDAYSGKWQTNTRIEASCNPKDGCKKYDNSNTNLNFRMNETTYVVEFTKLSDAITGNYSMNPDAMSRPIRMINYEIIVTAIGEDKQNLSVNCSFAGYYQHSSCFLTKKEDTRGSSIKFTYEIFIKRFKINHSSVEEYKNNAWSCQVSMIVSDTTESMHASVRDERDTSVTCSSEAKYIKGDKRGTSADVTSPLLCNRPADFEAQHQNLDLSSSKGIGIVILIIAAILIITIPASIFIDRKYIRNCKKQKVQEDEKVDEEIPLDTSFNKNVINGT, from the exons ATGTCGGATATGGttcgaactcaggaccatcAGGTGACACTCGGAAGCGCCGCCATCCTGCTGGTTTGTGGAGACATCGATCAAAGTGATGGTGAAGACAG TTCGGCTAACGTTTTGATGACAAATAACTTGGGAGAAACAAAAGATGTCAAGATGTGCCTTAAAGTTATTAACTCTTCATTGTTTTTGACGTTGATCACCCTTT ATCATTTGTTTAGTGTGACACTTAGTATTGAGCTTACTTTAGTCTATGAGCTGGACCACAACTTAACTGACGCATACAGTGGAAAATGGCAAACCAACACCCGCATCGAAGCGTCATGCAATCCTAAAGACGGTTGCAAAAAATATGATAATTCGAATACCAATTTAAATTTTCGTATGAACGAAACAACATATGTAGTGGAATTCACAAAGCTATCCGATGCTATAACTGGAAATTACAGCATGAATCCTGACGCCATGTCACGACCCATAAGAATGATAAACTATGAAATAATTGTCACTG CTATTGGAGAAGACAAACAAAATCTTTCTGTCAACTGCAGCTTCGCTGGTTATTATCAGCATTCATCGTGTTTCTTAACAAAGAAA gaggaCACCAGAGGCTCATCGATAAAGTTTACTTATGAAATCTTCATTAAGCGTTTCAAAATAAATCACAGTTCTGTAGAAGAATATAAGA ATAATGCATGGTCGTGCCAGGTAAGCATGATTGTTAGCGACACTACAGAAAGTATGCATGCTTCCGTACGAGACGAACGTGACACATCTGTGACCTGTTCATCAGAAGCAAAATATATTAAAGGAGACAAAAGAGGAACGTCTGCAGATGTTACTTCACCATTACTGTGTAACCGTCCAGCGGACTTTGAAGCGCAACATCAAA ATTTGGATCTGTCATCTTCTAAAGGCATTGGAATAGTAATATTGATTATAGCTGCAATATTAATTATTACGATACCAGCCTCAATAT tCATAGACCGAAAATATATCAGAAATTGC aaaaaacaaaaagtccaGGAAGATGAGAAGGTTGATGAAGAAATACCACTTGACACcagttttaataaaaatgtcatAAATGGTACATAA